One Magnolia sinica isolate HGM2019 chromosome 2, MsV1, whole genome shotgun sequence genomic window, ttTTGTTAAATATAATATAACTTAACTTTAGATTCTCTCGTCCATttatgtcatctacaaacaacattCACCACAGGACCTCATCTTGCAAATGCCTCTTTAAGTCATCCATAAATTAAGGGAAGAATTATGAACTTAATGTCCACTCTTGGTGTAGGCCTACTATAATTGGAAACTTACTTGTCTGTTCACTAGTGACCCTCACATGAGTTACTGCTCCCTCTTACATGTCCACAACCATGTCAATATATTGTTTTGAGATTCCTTTTCTTTCTCAATATCCATCGATTACCTTTAGAGGTTCTTTTGTGTGCTTTcactaagtcaataaagaccatttATGGTACAATATTGTAGTCTAATTAGTGTTTTAGTGCTGCTTGATCTCTTCTGGGATGTAAAACTACAACTCACTATTGTCCTTCCTCAATGGTTGAGTCATGCCAAACTTGCACATCTAGGTGCACTTGGGGCCCATGTGAGTTGCATAGAAGCTAAATGCCCCGTCATGTCCTATCTAAGGCATGTATGAAGTGAAATTCATGAGTAATTCATTTCCAATATCATTAAAAACTCTGCATGGAAGTGTCAGCATGTCAGGTTTTTCAAGCTTTGAAAGATCTGCATGTACATTTATCAACCCATATAGGCACCCTAAACACCCGACATGTTTGTTAGTATCCAAGGTACGtactttttttgtgtgtgtgtgtggaacatCGTCCAAGTTACGTACTTTTTGCCATATTGGGAAATGTATTTAACATTTCACTGGAACATGTGCCTGTGTTGTGTGGGCAACGTGATTTTGAGATTCTTGTGGTACTGCATATGAACTCCTCTTAACATCGCTTGGTGTTTTCATAATCCATATAGAACTATGATACTCTGGAGCCCCAGGAATTTGCAAAAGTTAGTCCAGAGAAAGATACGGGCACTTATGATACTGCTACGGTGTCCGAGATTGATCGAACAATGAAGAAACATGCTGATAATTTGCTACATGCATTGGAAGGAGTTAGTGCCCGGCTGTCACAGCTGGAGACTAGGACTCGCAACCTTGAAAGCTCAGTTGATGATTTGAAGGCCACAGTTGGAAATAATAATGGCAGCACTGATGGAAGGCTGAGGCAACTAGAGAACATACTAAAAGAGGTATAGTCTTCCCTCACATTTTTCACAATCTGCATTACAATTTTTTCTTCTCCTCTGATTGTCATTTTTTACAATGATGCATTCCATGTTATAGACATTCTctatgattttttatatatatatatatatatatatatatatatatatatatatataagtttaggCCAAAGCCAACATGAAAGAGGGAATGGATTCCCAATAAAAATAACTGGGTGGCTCACTTCTTTGTGGCCCATCAACAATTCAATTAGCCTCTCTACCTATGTGGTGGGTAACAAAGTGCTTAGCCTAGAGGCTATTAGCCTCTCTACCTATATGGGTAACATAGTGCTTAGCCAAGAGGCTATTAGCCTCTCTACCTATATGGGTAACATAGTGCTTAGCCAAGAGGCTATTAGCCTCTCTACCTATGTGGGTAACAAAGTGCTTAGCCTAGAGGCTATTAGCCTCTCTACCTATATGGGTAACATAGTGCTTAGCCTAGAGGCTATTAGCCTCTCTACCTATGTGGGTAACAAAGTGCTTAGCCTAGAGGCTATCTCCCTGATCTCATTTTCTGCAAAGTTCTTGACTATTCTTTTTAGCTTTGTATCTTACTTTTTGTAAAATGACCATTGATGTTAAACTCGCTTCCCCTTGAAAAACGCCAATATTCTTGCTTCCTGTTTCCTGCAGTCATTACACATGTATGTGTAGCTTCTTCTTTCTTATTTGCCAACATATTTATTACTGTCGTAACAAATGTTGTAAAATGACTCTTCTCATATCTATTTCCACATCAGTTTCTTAGTCTGGTAACTATCCTGAAACTCTCTTTTTTTCCCCATGCCTGTGGTCTGCCAAACCAACCttcttgttttttccttttttttttttttccctcttgtcTGCTATTTTTCCCATTTATTAGAATACTTCTGAAGGAACCTTGCTCAAACGATTCCATACCTCCTTTtaccatttctcttttcttttttaatgcacAGCTGTCCAGTTTAGCAGATAATGTGCATGTGCATATTACCTTCTCTGGCTTTGTTTCTTCTTATACAGGTTTCTGATGTTGGAATTTTTCTGTAAACTTAATGCAATGAAGAATAAGCTAAATTTGCAAAAAGGATAAGGGAGATGACTTACACCTACGTTGTTTGATATATAATAatgctgcaacttgggttcgggtTGACCTGAACCCCGCTGACTCAACCTGAGTTTGGATCagaggttgggtcgggttgtcgGGGTCTTCAGCTCaggttagggttggaaaactccaatGCAATTTGAAATCAGGTTGGGTTCTGGTTGAGCaattttgggttgggttaggttaggttgAGAACGCATGTGCAACAACCTTCCACAAAAAGGAGGCACGGTATGGGGATGACTCTCGGATCCACCAACCTATGGGaaaagtaatgcaggggcattttcacgccgggctcgagtggggtcgcttgtgggatacaggggcacactcggggtgggtgcggcccatggaggaggtctcatgttcgagactcctcactgggagtgattaatgcgcatttcacactaggctcgagtggggtagcccgtgggatgcggggacacactcgaggtgggcggcccatgtgatttgaggcccacgaagagggttcggccgaggtcttaacccgTGCAATGTCAGGCCTGGgccatgagataaaggaattaattcgccatactctaacagttcgagcttttagagaaagtggttaattgtcctgcatcaaattggtattagagcaggaggtctcgtgttcgagactcctcagtaggggtgattaatgcaggggcatttttacaccgggctcgagtggggtcgcttgtgggatacaggggcacactcagggtgggtgcggcccatggaggaggtctcgtgttcgagactcctcatcgggggtgattaatgcacatttcacaccaggctcgagtggggtagcccgtgggatgcggggacacactcggggtgggcggcccatgtggtTTGGAGCCCACgaagagggttcggccgaggtcctaacccatgcgatgtggggcccgggctatgagataaagggattaattcgccatactctaacagttcgagcttttagagaaagtggttaattgtcctgcatcaaaaagaGTCTTACTTAGCCACAATGATCTTCCTCCATAGACTATGGGCCTCAACACCAAAACACTAGACCCACTTTCCTTACAAGGCCGAATTGACCGCCACCAATCTCTTAATTCCGGCACCCCCCTTGACATAAGGACGATATACCTCTTTCCAATTTAGGAGATGGAATTTACCTTCAAAAGCACCCCTCTGCCAAAGGAAATCTCTCAGCTTATCAATTTGCTCAACGACAACCATCGGACACCTAAAGAGAGACAAAATAAAGAGGGAGGTTGGTGAGAGAAGACTTAATCAAGGTGAGCCTACCCCCAAGGGATAGCAGTTTGCTCGTCCAGGGGTTATGCTTTCTCGCCATATGTTCCACCACCTTATCCCAGAGGTGCAAAGCCAATTTACCCAGACACAAAGGGAGACTAAGATAAGAAGTAGAGAAGAACTCAACTTGACAACCAAAATGCTCCACAAGACAAGCCACCTCAACCTCAGGAGCATTAATGGCAAGAAATTCACTTTTAGATAGATTAATATTCAACCCAAAACCACCTCAAACCACCAAATTGAGGACCTATAGTTCGACACCATTGAGTCATCAGCCTCACAAAAGATAATAGTATCATCCGCAAACTGGAGATGGGTAATAGGAAGCAGGAAATTCTGAACTTTGAAACCCTAAAGAACCACACAGATTTCCCCTTGGATAGCATTCTGCTAAGGTTTTCTGCAACAACCACAAAGAGAGAAGGGGATAACGGGTCCCCCTGCTTAAGGCCCCAGGACTCTGAGAGAAAACCGAAAGCGGACCCATTAATGAGAATTGAGAATGTAGCCGAAGACATGCAGCAGTGGATCCAACACCTCCATTTCTCCCCAAAGCCCATCCACCCCAACAAATAATCTAAAAAGGCCCAATTCACATGATCATATGCTTTCTCAAGACCCAATTTACAGATAATACCTTAATTATTCATTTTATGACAAGAATCCACACACTTATGGGCAATCAAATCACTGTCGATAATCTGTCCAGAAATAAAAGGCACTCTGGTAAGGCGAAATGACTTTGGGAAGCACAGCTCTGATACGCTGACTCAGGACTTTATCCCACCTAACCAGTGGATCAGACTGATTCTTGGGATAGGGCATCAATATGATGCTGCTGTTCTGATTGATGATTGGATCATACTTATCATGCCAGGCTGGCACATGTGCGGCGTGtatatgagctttattgcacatgcatgtggACTTGACGAAGCTCTTTTTTGCATTTATCTTCTTTCCAGATCTGGCGATTTGTATTTTCATACGGCATTAATGCAACCTACACTTCTGCTTCTTTTCATTGGTTATTTCCGGCTCAAATCCCTTGCAGGTACAAGTTGGGGTACAGGTTCTCCATGATAAGCAAGAGATTGCGGATGCTCAGCTGAAGCTTGCTAAACTGCAAGTCTCCAAGGAAGACCACCAGGCAATTGAAAAACCAAACACCCCACAAACAGGTTGTCCTCAGCAAGCTGTATCTCTGCCTCAGGAATTGATTCAACCACACCTGCCTCCAGCCCCTTTTCCACAACCACCTCAAGTTCCTGCACTCCCCCCGCCTAATGCTCCTCCACCTCCATTGCAACAAAACCCAATGCCAGCTCAGCTTCAAACTCAATTACCCCAGAACCAGATCCCTTCTATGCCACCCTTATCACGAGACCCATACCTTCCACTGCCGGGCCCACCACCGGAGGCCCACCATCAGCAATATCAGATGCCAGTTCAGCAGCCTCCACCGCCTCATCAACAGTATCAAGGACCGCCCCCACAGCTTCCTCAGTACTCTCAACCAGTCCCGTTGCCCCAACAGCAGCACCAACCTATCAGGCCTGCAAAACCTCCATTGAGCCATCATCCTGAAGAAAGCCCTTACGTACCACCACCCCAGACCTACCCACCAAACATCCGCCAACCAGCCCCACTGACTCAACCTCCGGGTGGGTCCACTACATCCCAACAGATTTATGGGCCCCCCACCCACATGTATGAACCCTCAGAGAGCAGACCGAGTTCAGGACAACCACCATATTCTGCTGGGTACAGCCTGCCGTCAGGGCCTAATTTCAGTGATTCTTATCCTTATAGTGGATCCCCTTCTCACTACAGCAGCTCAGTTAAACCATCTTCGCAATCTTCTCCTTCTGCACCTACCAGTGGAAGCGGCTACCCACGTCTCCCAACTGCTCAGATATTGCCACATGCGTTACCAACAGCAACCAGTGTCAGCAGTGGCCCCAGTGCTGGCGGGACTGGCAATAGGGTGCCAATTGACGATGTGGTTGACAAGGTTGCAACAATGGGGTTCTCAAGAGAACAGGTGAGGGCGACAGTGAGGAAGCTGACGGAGAATGGGCAGTCGGTTGATTTGAACGTGGTGTTGGACAAGTTAATGAATGATACTGAAATCCAGCCACAGAAAGGTTGGTTTGGACGGTGAACTATGGGTATGCTATTCTTTTTTTCCGTGACTTGTTATGTATAAAACGATAAACCCTTGTTGCTTTGATTTCTACTGCTTTGGAACTTTCTTCCCCTATGCAAACCATCCTTTGAGCAAGATATAACTGAAACTCATGATGGTTTTTCAGATATTTTACTGTATTTGCTTGTAATCTctgtttggattgtttgaattTCTGCTCCACATGTTGAAAAAGTTCTCTCGGATTGTAGGATATTTAGATCCCAGATTTCTCGTATGAAACTGAAAACGGGTTTATGTGAAACAGTTCTAGGAATAGTTGTATAAGAGCCTCTCTCATTCGCTATTTGTTTCGTGCGATTTTCTGAAATGCCATCTGCAGATATTGGAACTGTAGCAGGGCTGTAAATGGGTTGAATCTTGTTTGATTTGCATTGACACAGACCCCACCAGGTTGGTAATTGCATCCGATGGCCTACAAATCACATGTATAGTTCTAGATGTTAGTTGTTACCTTCTGCATCCCAGAAAAACTTGCATCCAAGACCTCGAACCAGAACATGTTGATGGTGTCATGGGGTCCAACCAACTCATTGAGAGGCCTTTTCTTTTTAGGGGTGTGAACTGCCTGGGTTTAGGTGTAATCAAGGTGATTTGGATCTGACCTGATTGTTAATTAGACCTGGACCCAGGATTTGGGTCCCAATATGGGTCTGACTTGTACATGTCTGCAGGGTCATTAGGTTGGCGTtccgtaacagtaatggtggccataacggccaccattgttacctttacgatgCGGGCGGGCCGTTACGGCCCCCgtcatggctctctctctctctctctctctctctctctctctctctctctctctctctctcctattgaAAGAAATccgaaaaacctgtatcggccTCGTAACGGGCTGTTACGGGTCCATTACAGCCTTTACGGGGGACGTAATGGGTCGTTACAGGggttgtaacggcctttacgggtcattttatccgtaacggccgttacgaccttTCTGACCCATAACgtataacggttgccaccgttacctttacgtaacgccTCTACAGCCCCATAATGGCCTTTATGGAACACCATCATTTGACATTGACGGATTAGACTTTCTTTGTCATGGCATTGGTGGTCTGCTGCAGCCAGGTTTGGAAAAAAGAATTTCGGTCAGAATTATGCTCATTGATTATATTACTTCTTATCGTAGTTCCAAAACTCGGTGATTCGACTTGAATCTCGGCCAAGCCAACTCAAGTCAACGAGATTTTGAGCCAAGTCACTATGAAACTCACCCAAAGCCTGACTCAATTCTGACTTTGCAAGACTCAACTAGTTGACTCACCAACTTGGTctactcggctcgactcagcgTTACCCAAAACAACTCACTCGCTGATTGAGggctttttaatgatttttttttattttttatttttttaaaaaaaaaggctgTGAACGAGACCTGAACACAACCTCAAGAAAACTGCAGACATTGCCAGCTACCCATGTGTGGAGCTTGTGAGTAGATTGGCTATTTTTTCAACCCATGTTAGTTCCAAATCTCTGTGATCACTTCAAACACTTCTACTTGAATATTTAATATTGGGCAAAGTCTTCAAGTCAACCTGACATGGCTGCATATTGAGTTTTCAGGTTTTCGAACTATGCTTCATATTGTAACAATGTCCTTCTTTAAGgtgcatttttatcattttgttattagtggaataatgaaataggttagtctTCTATAATGGAAGAAGATTTCAGCCTTTTTATCCcccaaaacccttttttttttctcttacttttcttgttttttcttcttctcttgttctTCTTTCCATTGCTTTATCTCTTATCCTTGACCTACGGCTCTCAGCTAGTCAGCCTGGTTAGAAAATGATTAGGGCAGTTTTATGGCTGGTTAGGATAAGCTAGAGATGGGTTATTACATATTGGGTTTTTGTGCAGATTTGGGTAGAGTTTTAGGGCATAGAAATTAGACTTGGATAGGGTGTGTTTCGGCTGAGATGAGGCTGGAATTTGATCTGATCTTGGGAATCTGTTGTGGTCATATTTGTGTAAGATTTGGGGCACAATATTCACAATTTTTCGGGATGTTTTAGGCTCCATATGTGATGATTAAGAGACTATTCAGAGAGGGCTGTAAATGGGGCTAAGATTAAGGGTGGTGTAGGGACTGTTGTTCGAACTGTGTAAGGTTAGGGTTTGTGAATTTAGCAAGGATACAGATCATGGTTGAGATTTTGGGATATTTTGGATTAGTTGTAGTGTATAAGGGCTGTTTGATGCACTCTCGAAAGGGCTGTTAGACGCCTAAACAGTGTTTTGAGTCAAACCCTGATTCTCGTTGTGTGTTTAGATGCGCTTTCGCAAACCACGTCTCATATCCTGCTTGGGAAAATAGGTGCTATAAAGCTGACTTGGTGAAAACCAGTTGGATTGATTTTTATGGAGCAGACCCAAAATGTAGGTGTGAAACGCATAAACTCCCTTTTCCTGAAGTGTCTATGCGAACCCTGAATTAGGCTGGGAAGCCTAAGGTTGAGGAGGGTTGCTATTGGGACTACAGCTTGGAAATTGAATTAAGGGACTGTTTGGTAGCATCAAAAGTTCAGTCTCCAACTTGCTAATAAGGGACATGTCTTCTGGCCAAGGTttcgtcatcatcatcaaagccttatccaaAACTAATTGGAGTCGGGTGCACAAATTCTCCCACGCCATGTTACACTATTCCATTATAAAGATTGATGATAAATGAGGGCAGAAGTTTTATGTTGGCTGCTATCCCAATGCAACCCTCCTTTGTTCAGGCCTGAACCAACAACAAGAGCATAAAACTGCTATTTTGCACGAAAGAAAGGATACATAATCCAACTTTTCTACTGTTTCAGGGCTTTTCTTGTTCCTAAAAAGATTTGAGACCTACTTGTATTTTGTTACACGATTGCTGCAAGTGTCACTGTATATCTTTAAACGCTGCAAATGTGTTAGATTCGACCTTCAAGTTTCCTTGATTTGCCGTATGTGCCAAGATGTACTTGTCATGCATGCGCTATGTGTGTCACCATACATTGTGAAGCACCTCACATGTTTCAGATGTACCAACATACATATTCAAGCACTTTGTGTCATTATACATTTTTTGAAATCATATTCATCAGATCCACACATCCATCAGATGTGCCAAGTTTTCAATTTGCAAATGTGCCTCCAAGTAATCATTCCTTATTCTAAGTGCTTGGCAAACAATATGAGAATAGATGATATGACTTAAGACAGACAGGACCTGCACAATCTTTTTGAGGCTTACTTTTGCTGCTGTCAAATGAGCTCATAAATTAAGACATAAATTGAGATATACAGTTAAAAGTTTTAGGTTGCAtacagggctgtcaatgggctgtgAGGGCTGGGACGAGGGTCGGCTCCAGCTTGGATTTTGAACTAATAGGTCTGGATCTATTCAaaagtttgttttttatttttattttttggcaagGGCCTGGCCCATTAACATCTCGAGCTAGATATGCCAGTTGGGTTCCAAGTTCCAACTAGGGTTGCATCATTAGAAATACGCTGGGATTAGAGGATATCAAAGGCTCGGTGCTAGGGTGTGGGGGCGGAGTTAAGATAAGGGAGAACCGGTCACCTATGGGTGCCTGCACCACAAGAAGTGGTATGCCGGCATTTAAATTGGGAAGATTAAAAGAATTAATTAATACACCCCAAGAGCTGAAAATGGCCTTTACTGTAGGACTGACCATGGGTCGGGTCAGTTCGGGTTTAGGTCAGGGTATGTTTTGGGTCCTAACCAAACGGGTTGAAAATCGCAACACCAAACCTAACCCATTTCACTCATTTGTTTAAAAGATATAAAAactgattattatttttaaaattatttttttattattttttatttttttaaatcattatatagaaaatccaaaaatattaaCCACATTAAAGtcttaattaatataaaatcaaatccTTATTATATACAGATTACAACTATCATTGCTacgtttaaaatttttaatatatgtagtTAGCATTTAGCAAGAGTACGCAAAAGACGTTGTATATTCATGACCACTGAGTCTGGCCTACTAAACCCAAGTCATTTAATTTGAAGCGGAGAAAAaacaacccaaacccaacccatatgAGAAATAGGTGGACCCAACTCCTGACTTTCCAGGTTAAGTTAGCGGGGTCGGGTTGGGTTTTGCCACCGCGGAGGCACGTGTTGGTGATCAGCTCTCAGGTAAGGATGATGGGCAAAGGTGTGGAGAAGAATACCTACTTTGGTACCAAAATGCATAATTGGTAATAACTTCAAATATAAATTCACAATGTAAACTGAGAACAATTTAAATATGTTATGTATTTGTTAATTTGAAGTAATTATTGCAGAAAACCTCCCAATAAATTCCACATAatacaaaattttgaaataaatttatttattattgaatAAATTTCAAGCATCTTCCAAGGTACCATACTAGTAGAAAAAGGGATACCGTTGGATCATTGTAGCACCGGCTTTTAAAGCATCACATCTAGAGTTGGGCGgtattcgactcgactcgacggATCCAACTTGACCTAAACTGAATGTCAGTTTCGGATTGGATCGAGTAGACCCATGCAGATCCAAATTCCGaccgagtcgagtttgggttACACAGTAACCCAACCCAACTTGAACCGAAATTCAATCCGATCAAACCGGATCTGATCTGAAACACGACTCAAATCAGTAATTGGTTAATATATATTCAAAAGGAAATAATAATCCTAAACCTACTCGTCCTTAACCCTAGTAGCCGGCTGCCGCACCCAACCCGATTCTGGAGTCCggttcctcctcatcctcctcctccttctccggCACCCTTACGTTCGGctcctcctcatcctcatcctcctccttCGACTCCTCCTCATCTTTATCCTCCTTCACATCCCACAATATTACTCATCAAAGGCTTTACAAGAATGCAACTGTTTAGACCATAAATTACTAGGGGTGCACAGGGGTCGGTTCGGTCCAGTTCCAGGGTGAAATCGGaatcgaaccgttcctaacggttctaggatattcggaaccggaaccagaccgttagcaccgtagaaccgaaccggaatcgGACctttaaaaccggttcggttccgaatCGATTCCACGGttatgggctttttataatccagcccaattgcatattttattttataatctagcccatgtttgttcgtgttgtgatccatttgatgaatggcttagatattatataaggtatgcaaaaatacatttatggaaataatcaaatagtgcattgtaaaccataaatcatgagtcaaatatggaaacaatcaaaggattCCTGGTTCGGTTCCATCGTTCGGTTCCGCAATTTGGATTcgcggttcggttctacggaacGGTTCACGATTCAATTCGGTTCTACATATCCCTAAACCGAAAGCCGAACCGttgtaatcggttctttgattctTGGAATCGTACCAAACCGAACCGTTTAGTCAGTTCCGGTTCGGTTCCATGGTTTTACCGATTTGATGTGCACTCTTATAAATTACCATGGATGCTTCCAATCTAtcatgtgtgtgacatccaacccctcTGATAAGTTGGTCCCACTATGAGGATCATCTtatacaaaaatcagccccatccactcatcaagtgggccacaccaaagaaaaccaAGTCTACTCACTgataagtaacaaaatacaagtgtggtccacccgataaGAGTGGATGTTGCTGATTTTTGCAGAATCTGATCCTCAGCGATGGGGC contains:
- the LOC131237889 gene encoding pollen-specific leucine-rich repeat extensin-like protein 2, whose protein sequence is MNSSQFMDKEILGLSGSSPQSSDFFDLLNLRPEDQQQKKKDEIFPSYDFHPIRSVGVGGSSSSVAAAMNLETTVAGSRVWNSADSKTNNASGFRNYDTLEPQEFAKVSPEKDTGTYDTATVSEIDRTMKKHADNLLHALEGVSARLSQLETRTRNLESSVDDLKATVGNNNGSTDGRLRQLENILKEVQVGVQVLHDKQEIADAQLKLAKLQVSKEDHQAIEKPNTPQTGCPQQAVSLPQELIQPHLPPAPFPQPPQVPALPPPNAPPPPLQQNPMPAQLQTQLPQNQIPSMPPLSRDPYLPLPGPPPEAHHQQYQMPVQQPPPPHQQYQGPPPQLPQYSQPVPLPQQQHQPIRPAKPPLSHHPEESPYVPPPQTYPPNIRQPAPLTQPPGGSTTSQQIYGPPTHMYEPSESRPSSGQPPYSAGYSLPSGPNFSDSYPYSGSPSHYSSSVKPSSQSSPSAPTSGSGYPRLPTAQILPHALPTATSVSSGPSAGGTGNRVPIDDVVDKVATMGFSREQVRATVRKLTENGQSVDLNVVLDKLMNDTEIQPQKGWFGR